A single genomic interval of Desulfurobacteriaceae bacterium harbors:
- a CDS encoding flagellar motor protein MotB, with protein MIVSPRSRWKLSVIDVLFILIIFFVIVLSHSTLDISKVILFKSRMGEISGNKGLLNSPKNSIGPPMVRPLYPPRKKVLRKIKGKMEKLKEKYPFIREFKVIETKKTIKVLFPCKITFESGSYRLKPETIHFLQEICEALKDPSIKKIVIKGHTDNVPGVDNWVLSAKRAESVLKVLIKECKIPKVKFKIMACADTEPVAPNTSPEGKAKNRRVEIELHF; from the coding sequence ATGATTGTTTCTCCTCGGTCAAGATGGAAACTGTCGGTTATAGATGTTCTTTTTATTCTTATTATCTTTTTTGTAATAGTTCTTTCCCACTCCACACTTGACATAAGCAAGGTTATCCTCTTTAAAAGCAGAATGGGAGAGATCTCGGGAAATAAAGGTCTTTTAAACTCTCCAAAAAATTCTATCGGCCCACCTATGGTTAGACCTCTGTATCCGCCCCGAAAGAAAGTTCTAAGAAAAATAAAAGGAAAAATGGAAAAACTGAAGGAAAAATACCCTTTTATTAGGGAGTTTAAAGTAATAGAGACAAAAAAAACTATAAAAGTTCTTTTTCCTTGCAAAATAACTTTTGAAAGTGGCTCTTATCGTCTCAAACCAGAAACTATCCACTTTTTGCAGGAAATATGTGAAGCCCTGAAAGATCCATCCATAAAGAAAATCGTAATTAAAGGACATACTGATAACGTTCCGGGAGTTGATAATTGGGTTCTTTCTGCTAAAAGAGCTGAAAGTGTTTTGAAGGTTCTAATAAAAGAATGTAAAATTCCCAAGGTGAAATTTAAAATTATGGCCTGTGCTGATACTGAACCAGTAGCCCCAAATACCTCTCCCGAAGGAAAAGCCAAGAATAGAAGAGTCGAAATTGAACTGCATTTCTAA
- a CDS encoding MotA/TolQ/ExbB proton channel family protein has protein sequence MFQVLSLLILFSPFVVLVITLLLEGQLDLFVNYPSLIFVIAGTLTAGAASLPVDVVARTLKPIFLAFSYKHVNLQEFVEFFNRLSVSFRRDGLFGLEREIEGKKVPYEGIKRAVQLAMEISDTKTIKEVLELERRSYLEDIENSIVLVENLGTLAPAFGLLGTVIGLIYMLANLKDPSTIGTGLALALLTTFYGLVLSNMFFTPLASRLRYLKSREEVLLTLVEKAIIFMLEGVSPKVIRESLLESLSKGKVDVFEKKVAQKEQK, from the coding sequence ATGTTTCAAGTTCTTTCTCTTTTAATTCTTTTTTCTCCCTTTGTTGTGCTTGTTATAACTTTGCTTCTCGAAGGCCAGCTTGACCTCTTTGTTAACTATCCGTCTTTGATATTCGTTATTGCAGGAACGCTTACGGCTGGCGCCGCTTCCCTTCCTGTTGACGTTGTAGCAAGAACCTTAAAACCTATATTTTTGGCCTTTTCCTATAAACATGTAAACCTTCAGGAGTTCGTAGAGTTCTTTAACAGACTTTCTGTTTCTTTTCGCCGGGATGGTCTTTTTGGACTTGAAAGAGAAATAGAAGGTAAGAAAGTTCCTTACGAGGGAATAAAAAGAGCAGTTCAGCTTGCAATGGAGATTTCGGATACCAAGACGATAAAAGAGGTACTTGAGCTTGAAAGAAGGTCCTACCTTGAAGACATTGAAAACTCTATAGTGCTCGTGGAAAATTTAGGAACTCTTGCACCGGCCTTTGGACTGCTCGGGACAGTTATAGGACTTATTTACATGCTTGCTAATCTCAAAGACCCTTCAACTATCGGAACCGGCCTTGCTTTAGCACTCCTTACAACTTTCTACGGCCTCGTGCTATCAAACATGTTTTTTACCCCTCTCGCCTCTCGGCTCAGATACCTAAAATCAAGAGAAGAAGTCCTACTTACCTTAGTTGAAAAAGCCATAATATTTATGCTTGAGGGAGTTTCCCCAAAAGTTATAAGAGAATCTCTCTTGGAATCTCTCTCTAAAGGAAAAGTTGACGTCTTTGAAAAAAAGGTTGCTCAAAAGGAACAAAAATGA